The following coding sequences lie in one Megalodesulfovibrio gigas DSM 1382 = ATCC 19364 genomic window:
- a CDS encoding hemolysin family protein: protein MDEESGLWPFLSRLFGAKNGHTIEKRIEEAAQEGELKADEMVMLLNVLRLGRKQVFDIMIPRTDIVCAEIDDTLSEVMQKIVASGHSRIPIYKENRDNIVGILYAKDLLKVLSDEADGLCAEPPPTLQEFMREPFFVPETKNVKELIQEFRSRKVHLAIALDEYAGTSGLVTLEDLLEEIVGEIEDEYDAPRPEDVQPLGDRRYLVSGRTMLEDLARDAGLELESEQVETVGGYLSELAGRVPRQGEVFHVQGWRFEVKEADAKQVRTTILSPDDGAAAILSLPRLADSPRQRND, encoded by the coding sequence TTGGACGAGGAGAGCGGGCTTTGGCCCTTTCTGAGCCGCCTGTTCGGCGCCAAGAACGGGCACACCATCGAGAAACGCATCGAAGAGGCTGCCCAGGAAGGCGAACTGAAAGCCGACGAAATGGTCATGTTGCTCAACGTGCTGCGGCTCGGCCGCAAGCAGGTGTTCGACATCATGATCCCGCGCACAGACATCGTCTGCGCCGAGATCGACGACACCCTGAGTGAAGTGATGCAGAAAATCGTCGCCTCGGGGCATTCCCGCATCCCCATTTACAAGGAGAACCGGGACAACATCGTAGGCATCCTCTATGCCAAGGACCTGCTCAAGGTGCTGTCCGACGAGGCCGACGGGCTCTGTGCCGAACCGCCTCCAACACTCCAGGAATTCATGCGCGAACCCTTTTTCGTGCCGGAAACCAAGAACGTCAAGGAACTCATCCAGGAATTCCGCTCCCGCAAAGTGCATCTGGCCATTGCCCTGGACGAGTACGCCGGCACCTCCGGTCTGGTCACGCTGGAAGATCTGCTGGAAGAGATCGTCGGCGAGATTGAGGACGAATACGACGCCCCGCGCCCGGAAGACGTACAGCCCCTGGGCGACCGACGCTATCTGGTGTCCGGCCGCACCATGCTGGAAGACCTGGCCCGGGATGCCGGCCTGGAGCTGGAGTCCGAACAGGTGGAAACCGTGGGCGGCTACCTGAGCGAGCTTGCCGGCCGCGTGCCCCGGCAAGGCGAGGTGTTTCACGTGCAAGGATGGCGATTTGAAGTGAAGGAAGCCGATGCCAAACAGGTGCGCACCACCATACTTTCCCCGGACGATGGCGCCGCCGCCATCCTGTCCCTCCCCAGGCTTGCCGACTCCCCACGACAGCGCAACGATTAA
- the lnt gene encoding apolipoprotein N-acyltransferase — protein MIYHTLLVILGSFFGFANPFWQLPALALLVPGGLYLLGLSAQSPGQAMRRGWVAGGLGASASLYWVAVPVHDFAYIPWALAAPCAVLLGMTLGFFSGVFSMACRHVARRLPLLPAALFAGTVWGLLEAAKGYALTGFPWLVLPAAFAPWPLLIQGLSTVGSWGLAGVLAMAAASWAHGRWIKHALGASALPGALLGLLLMAGLFLHGVAVLQEPQTSDGTAIVAVVQGNVDQSVKWNEAYQQETIDRYVSLSRSLATQHASAPPKVILWPETSMPFYFQEPGEPSQQVRSLAADLGVPVLLGAPGYDRDPQSSQYRFYNRAYLLGKDGAIQSYYEKEHLVPFGEYIPFGKHFSFLKKLVEGPGDFAPGQLVAPLQLGHLSMGVLICYETIFPELAQKRVAEGANVLVNLSNDAWFGKTAAPTQHLHLAVLRAVEQRRSVVRATNTGISAVIMPTGVVRSPTRLFETAVFAMETDLMTSHTRYHVWHYVILPGMAVLSIVCYLWSRIAPSRVPSKTPRYS, from the coding sequence ATGATTTATCACACCTTGCTGGTCATCCTGGGGAGCTTTTTCGGCTTCGCCAACCCTTTTTGGCAACTCCCCGCCCTCGCGCTGCTGGTGCCCGGCGGCCTGTATCTGCTGGGCCTGAGCGCGCAGTCCCCGGGACAGGCCATGCGCCGGGGCTGGGTGGCCGGCGGGCTCGGCGCGTCGGCATCCCTGTACTGGGTGGCTGTGCCGGTGCACGATTTCGCCTATATCCCCTGGGCCCTGGCTGCGCCGTGCGCCGTGTTGCTGGGCATGACGCTCGGCTTTTTCAGCGGGGTGTTCTCCATGGCCTGCCGGCATGTGGCGCGCCGGCTGCCGCTGCTGCCTGCGGCGCTGTTCGCGGGCACGGTCTGGGGCCTGCTGGAGGCAGCCAAGGGATACGCCCTGACGGGCTTCCCCTGGCTGGTGTTGCCGGCGGCCTTTGCGCCATGGCCGCTGCTCATCCAGGGACTTTCCACCGTGGGCAGCTGGGGTCTGGCCGGCGTGCTGGCCATGGCTGCGGCCAGTTGGGCGCACGGGCGCTGGATCAAGCATGCGCTGGGAGCCTCGGCCCTGCCGGGGGCCCTGCTGGGCCTGCTGCTGATGGCCGGATTGTTCCTGCACGGCGTGGCCGTGCTGCAGGAACCGCAAACCAGCGATGGCACGGCCATTGTGGCAGTGGTGCAAGGCAATGTGGACCAGAGCGTCAAATGGAACGAGGCCTACCAGCAAGAGACCATCGACCGCTACGTGTCCCTGTCCCGGTCCCTGGCCACCCAGCATGCCTCCGCCCCACCCAAGGTGATCCTGTGGCCGGAAACCTCCATGCCGTTCTACTTCCAGGAACCCGGGGAACCGTCCCAGCAGGTTCGGTCCCTGGCGGCGGATCTGGGTGTGCCCGTGCTGCTGGGCGCGCCAGGGTATGACCGCGACCCGCAGTCCAGCCAGTACCGCTTTTACAACCGCGCCTATCTCCTGGGCAAGGACGGAGCCATCCAGTCCTATTATGAAAAAGAACATCTGGTGCCCTTTGGGGAATATATTCCCTTTGGAAAGCACTTCAGCTTTTTGAAGAAGCTGGTGGAAGGCCCGGGCGATTTCGCCCCCGGCCAGCTGGTGGCCCCGTTGCAACTGGGGCACCTCTCCATGGGGGTGCTCATCTGCTACGAAACCATCTTCCCCGAGCTGGCGCAAAAGCGTGTGGCCGAAGGCGCCAACGTGCTGGTGAACCTGTCCAACGACGCCTGGTTCGGCAAGACCGCCGCCCCCACCCAGCACCTGCACCTGGCGGTGTTGCGCGCCGTGGAGCAACGGCGCAGTGTGGTGCGCGCCACGAATACGGGCATCAGCGCCGTCATCATGCCCACGGGTGTGGTCCGCAGTCCCACGCGGCTGTTCGAGACCGCCGTCTTCGCCATGGAGACGGATCTCATGACCTCGCATACCCGGTACCATGTCTGGCATTATGTCATCTTGCCGGGCATGGCCGTATTGAGTATTGTCTGCTACCTGTGGTCGCGCATCGCTCCCAGCCGGGTCCCGTCCAAGACGCCCCGCTACAGCTGA
- the prfB gene encoding peptide chain release factor 2 (programmed frameshift), which produces MLQLSDLKIQAAPLQTQFDSLWRRLDLEAAKARLQTIEDELARPDAWNTPELMTPLLQEKRQKGEQAARWEALQTARAELDQWLEFAAAEETQDVLEQLAAQLDVLATTLQEVEMDLLLSNPVDKCDVILEIHSGAGGTEAQDWAEMLLRMYRRWAERHDMQVSLLDYQEGEEAGLKGATLELKGTNAYGLLKGETGIHRLIRISPFDSSGRRHTSFASVSVYPDVNDEIVIDLKEEDLRIDVFRASGPGGQSVNTTSSAVRVTHLPTNMVVQCQNEKSQLRNKEAAIKVLKARLYERELKRREEEKRNEYASKDAIGFGSQIRTYTLQPYRLVKDHRSNCEMGDVEAVLDGRLDPMLRDYLLWTHERALA; this is translated from the exons ATGTTGCAATTGTCCGATTTGAAGATCCAGGCTGCGCCCTTGCAGACTCAGTTCGACTCCCTCTGGAGGCGTCTT GACCTGGAGGCAGCCAAGGCCCGCCTGCAGACCATCGAAGACGAACTCGCCAGACCGGACGCCTGGAACACTCCCGAGCTCATGACGCCGCTGCTGCAGGAAAAGCGGCAAAAAGGCGAGCAGGCGGCCCGCTGGGAAGCCCTCCAGACAGCCCGGGCCGAGCTGGACCAGTGGCTGGAATTTGCTGCGGCCGAAGAAACACAGGACGTGCTGGAACAGCTGGCCGCCCAGCTGGACGTGCTGGCCACCACACTGCAGGAAGTGGAAATGGATCTCCTGCTGTCCAATCCTGTGGACAAGTGCGATGTCATTCTGGAAATCCACTCCGGCGCCGGTGGCACCGAGGCCCAGGACTGGGCGGAAATGCTGCTGCGCATGTATCGCCGCTGGGCAGAGCGCCACGATATGCAGGTGAGTCTGCTGGACTATCAGGAAGGTGAAGAAGCCGGCCTCAAGGGCGCCACCCTGGAACTCAAGGGCACCAACGCCTACGGCCTGCTCAAGGGCGAGACGGGCATCCATCGCCTCATCCGCATTTCCCCCTTCGACAGTTCCGGCAGGCGGCACACCTCTTTTGCCTCGGTGTCTGTCTATCCTGACGTGAACGACGAGATCGTCATCGATCTGAAGGAAGAAGACCTGCGCATCGACGTGTTCCGCGCCTCGGGCCCCGGCGGGCAGAGCGTGAACACCACCAGCTCTGCCGTGCGGGTAACACACCTGCCCACCAATATGGTGGTGCAGTGCCAGAACGAAAAATCGCAGCTGCGCAACAAGGAGGCGGCCATCAAAGTGCTGAAAGCCCGTCTCTACGAACGCGAACTCAAGCGCCGCGAAGAAGAGAAGCGGAACGAATACGCCAGCAAGGATGCCATCGGCTTTGGCAGCCAAATCCGTACCTACACCTTGCAGCCGTACCGTCTGGTGAAAGATCACCGCTCCAATTGCGAAATGGGGGATGTGGAAGCCGTGCTGGATGGCCGGCTTGATCCCATGCTTCGTGACTACCTGCTGTGGACACATGAACGCGCCCTCGCCTGA
- a CDS encoding GGDEF domain-containing protein, whose amino-acid sequence MNAPSPDHPLHHATLAGELHTLARMLQAQGMPEHETDGEGLVIARLVPSLTLDDWKTMLERPELAGLKDWIALPLAGDTLPFLHHLQSRLEELAWQTEHDPLTGLHNRRAFDRILSQELNRAQRQHSRLALAIIDLDNFKRVNDTYGHPCGDMALQTLARVLTAGKRGYDVAARTGGEEFSLILPGAGMRRARAMVQRLLETFSEQDIHCSPEGQDLPPFRCSFSAGLAITRGASRVRPTEFISLADQALYRAKHAGKACVEACLTMDEETMVRSTLVQSNEKRFLLSNASGKGMLDDDDGLFFPEDA is encoded by the coding sequence ATGAACGCGCCCTCGCCTGATCATCCCCTGCACCATGCCACCCTGGCCGGCGAGCTGCACACGCTGGCCAGGATGCTGCAGGCCCAGGGCATGCCGGAGCACGAAACCGACGGCGAGGGGCTGGTCATCGCCCGGCTGGTGCCTTCCCTGACCCTGGACGACTGGAAAACCATGCTCGAACGTCCCGAGCTGGCCGGCCTGAAAGACTGGATCGCCCTGCCCCTGGCCGGGGATACGCTGCCGTTTCTGCATCACCTGCAGTCCCGGCTGGAGGAACTGGCCTGGCAGACGGAGCATGATCCCCTCACCGGCCTGCACAACCGTCGGGCCTTCGACCGCATCCTCTCCCAGGAACTCAACCGCGCCCAGCGCCAGCATTCCCGGCTGGCCCTGGCCATCATCGATCTGGACAACTTCAAACGCGTCAACGACACATACGGGCATCCCTGCGGCGACATGGCCCTGCAGACCCTGGCCCGGGTGCTCACTGCCGGCAAACGCGGCTACGATGTGGCCGCCCGCACCGGCGGGGAGGAATTCTCCCTCATCCTGCCCGGCGCCGGCATGCGGCGTGCCAGGGCCATGGTGCAACGGCTGCTGGAGACGTTTTCCGAACAAGACATCCACTGCAGCCCCGAAGGGCAGGATCTCCCGCCTTTCCGCTGCAGCTTTTCCGCAGGGCTGGCCATCACCCGCGGCGCCAGTCGGGTGCGCCCGACCGAGTTCATCTCCCTGGCGGATCAGGCCCTGTACAGGGCCAAACATGCGGGCAAGGCCTGCGTGGAAGCCTGCCTGACCATGGATGAGGAGACCATGGTGCGCTCTACCCTGGTACAGTCCAACGAAAAGCGCTTCCTGCTCTCCAATGCCAGCGGCAAAGGCATGCTCGACGACGACGATGGCCTCTTTTTCCCGGAGGACGCATGA